In Microvirga lotononidis, a single genomic region encodes these proteins:
- a CDS encoding helix-turn-helix domain-containing protein, whose amino-acid sequence MTPICLRDLTVEECARVQTLAHARTAPAQMVQRAQIIWRARHGESASAIASRLGLDVETVRRRIHRFNAEGVEALKDRHRSGRPPTYPPEQAATVIATALIKPETLGLPFAAWTLDRLAAYLHEVKGIAMQRSRIDEILLQEGLRWHKHETWFGERVDPAFAEKRGRSKRSTPHRLRAVG is encoded by the coding sequence ATGACACCGATCTGCTTACGGGATTTGACCGTTGAGGAGTGTGCACGGGTCCAGACTTTGGCTCACGCGCGCACCGCTCCGGCTCAGATGGTGCAACGGGCTCAAATCATCTGGCGCGCCCGTCACGGCGAGAGCGCATCCGCCATTGCCTCTCGCCTGGGCCTGGATGTCGAGACGGTGCGAAGGCGCATCCACCGCTTCAATGCAGAAGGAGTGGAGGCCCTGAAGGATCGGCATCGCTCCGGCCGCCCGCCCACCTATCCGCCTGAGCAAGCCGCCACCGTGATCGCCACGGCGCTGATCAAGCCAGAGACGCTCGGGCTGCCGTTTGCCGCCTGGACGCTCGACCGACTGGCCGCCTACCTGCACGAGGTCAAAGGCATTGCGATGCAGCGCAGCCGCATCGACGAGATCCTGCTCCAGGAGGGCTTGCGCTGGCACAAGCATGAGACCTGGTTCGGCGAGCGGGTCGATCCGGCCTTCGCGGAAAAAAGGGGGCGATCGAAACGCTCTACACCGCACCGCCTGCGGGCAGTTGGGTAG
- a CDS encoding transposase, with protein MGPVSAKSYAGHALVQNRTRPAERARQEIDYGRRAKGYIFGAFRPATGEAFTHPYPGRGGTHWADFLDHVENWIPRTTQRIYAIMDNLSSHRTTDVLLFLLAHPRWEMVFQPKYAAYLNLIEPWWKILRSLALAGRRFESWEEIVDAVHCSTVYWNAHRHPFVWGKRRRHRPRRSPGIALLPKAA; from the coding sequence ATGGGACCGGTGAGCGCGAAGAGCTATGCCGGCCATGCCCTGGTGCAGAACCGGACGCGACCAGCCGAGCGGGCGAGACAGGAGATCGACTACGGCCGGCGCGCCAAGGGCTACATCTTCGGGGCGTTTCGCCCTGCGACGGGTGAGGCCTTCACCCATCCCTATCCCGGACGCGGCGGCACGCACTGGGCCGACTTTCTCGACCACGTTGAGAACTGGATCCCGCGCACGACCCAGCGGATCTACGCGATCATGGATAATCTGAGCTCCCACCGCACCACCGACGTGCTGCTGTTCCTGCTGGCGCATCCGCGTTGGGAGATGGTGTTCCAGCCCAAGTACGCGGCTTATCTCAACCTGATCGAGCCCTGGTGGAAAATCCTGCGCTCCCTCGCATTAGCGGGTCGGCGCTTCGAGAGCTGGGAGGAGATCGTCGATGCGGTTCACTGCTCTACAGTCTACTGGAATGCACACCGCCATCCCTTTGTCTGGGGCAAACGCCGTCGGCATCGGCCTCGCCGCTCGCCCGGCATTGCCCTCCTGCCGAAGGCGGCATGA
- a CDS encoding SWIB/MDM2 domain-containing protein, protein MADKKPNPALMKPVQPSNELVAVVGSSPLPRTEVVSKVWDYIKSNNLQNPENKRELLADEKLQAVFDGKSKVSMFEMNKHFAQHLS, encoded by the coding sequence ATGGCAGATAAGAAGCCAAATCCGGCGCTGATGAAGCCGGTTCAGCCCTCGAATGAACTCGTGGCGGTGGTCGGGTCCTCGCCACTGCCCCGTACGGAAGTGGTGAGCAAAGTGTGGGATTACATCAAGTCCAACAATTTGCAGAACCCTGAAAACAAACGGGAACTCCTCGCGGATGAGAAGCTTCAGGCTGTATTCGACGGCAAGAGCAAGGTCAGCATGTTCGAGATGAACAAGCACTTCGCTCAGCATCTCTCCTGA
- a CDS encoding HU family DNA-binding protein, which translates to MAKAATKTTAKKAPARKAAASKAEPTKTAKTADAVAKRPTKAAAPKASAKAAPKVAKKSTGTSAGAILTLRHIAEQLSEVHELPKRQANEMLTQVIEMIAKSLKKGDKIRLSGLGILQVRKRAARTGRNPQTGEPIKIKASKKIAFRPAKELKEAV; encoded by the coding sequence ATGGCGAAAGCAGCAACCAAGACGACAGCCAAGAAGGCGCCGGCCCGCAAAGCGGCCGCATCGAAAGCAGAACCGACTAAGACGGCCAAAACTGCCGACGCCGTTGCCAAGAGGCCTACGAAGGCCGCAGCACCGAAGGCGTCAGCCAAGGCAGCCCCCAAGGTCGCAAAGAAATCCACTGGCACCTCAGCTGGCGCGATCCTGACCCTGCGCCACATTGCCGAGCAACTGTCGGAAGTGCACGAGCTTCCCAAGCGCCAGGCCAACGAAATGCTGACGCAAGTGATCGAGATGATCGCCAAGAGCTTGAAGAAGGGCGACAAGATCCGCCTGAGCGGTCTCGGCATTCTTCAGGTGCGCAAGCGCGCCGCCCGCACCGGTCGCAACCCGCAGACCGGCGAGCCGATCAAGATCAAAGCCTCCAAGAAGATCGCCTTTCGGCCCGCGAAGGAGCTCAAGGAGGCTGTCTAG
- a CDS encoding IS481 family transposase, with translation MHSLHPQARTTPAVRQEIARSREPTGVLAQRFSVSTETIRKWRKRGAQDCQDHSSRPHKLPWKATDEERAIVCALRQATGFPLDDLTFIVTHFLPHLNRDAVYRILKAEGLGRLPPAQQRKRKSGTFKDYDLGFIHMDIKHLPKLRTANGESRKRFLYVAIDRCSRWVHLAVKDDELTTSAVAFLTEAVRAFPFKITHVLTDRGSCFTADGFEDACRKLKVEHRTTKPYTPQTNGLVERFNGRVQREVLGITIDSHRDLETLLKGFNQAYNRRRQRVLKGRTPDEVVHSRLVAEPKLANRRYKPPDSDALPPALQVVADAKEVSHPDN, from the coding sequence ATGCACTCCCTTCATCCGCAAGCCCGCACCACCCCAGCTGTTCGCCAGGAGATCGCCCGCTCGCGCGAGCCCACCGGCGTGCTGGCGCAGCGCTTCAGCGTCAGCACCGAGACCATCCGCAAATGGCGCAAACGTGGGGCGCAGGACTGCCAGGACCACTCCAGCCGGCCGCACAAGCTGCCGTGGAAGGCCACGGACGAGGAGCGGGCGATCGTCTGTGCCCTGCGCCAGGCCACTGGCTTTCCGCTCGATGACCTGACCTTTATCGTCACGCACTTCCTGCCGCATCTCAACCGCGATGCCGTCTACCGCATCCTCAAGGCGGAAGGTCTGGGCCGCCTGCCGCCGGCGCAGCAGCGCAAGCGCAAGAGCGGCACGTTCAAGGACTACGATCTCGGCTTCATCCACATGGACATCAAACACCTGCCGAAGCTGCGGACCGCCAATGGCGAGAGCCGCAAGCGCTTTCTCTATGTCGCCATCGACCGCTGCTCGCGCTGGGTGCACCTGGCGGTCAAAGACGACGAGCTGACCACCAGCGCGGTCGCTTTCCTGACCGAGGCGGTGCGCGCCTTCCCGTTCAAGATCACACACGTGCTGACCGATCGCGGCTCGTGCTTCACCGCCGATGGCTTCGAGGACGCCTGCCGGAAGCTGAAGGTGGAGCATCGCACGACCAAGCCGTACACGCCGCAAACCAACGGTCTCGTGGAGCGCTTCAACGGCCGCGTTCAGCGCGAGGTGCTGGGCATTACCATCGACAGCCACCGGGATCTGGAGACGCTGCTCAAGGGCTTCAACCAAGCCTACAACCGGAGACGTCAGCGCGTGCTCAAGGGGCGAACACCAGATGAGGTCGTGCACAGCCGCCTGGTTGCTGAGCCCAAGCTGGCCAACCGGCGCTACAAGCCACCCGATTCAGACGCGTTGCCGCCCGCCCTCCAGGTCGTTGCTGACGCCAAGGAGGTCTCGCATCCAGACAACTAA
- a CDS encoding IS701 family transposase: MTRTSEVHRWADQLDDLCSRLAPRFSRVEPRRRARAYLQGLLAPLERKNGWHLAEAAGDASPDGVQDFLSRMHWDADAVRDDLQAYVVEHLGDPDAVLVLDETGFLKKGDKSAGVKRQYSGTAGRIENSQIGVFLAYASRHGHALIDRALYLPETWAFDAARRAEAGVPEEIGFTTKPKLGQAMLKRAFAAGVPCRWVAGDCVYGADHQTRRLIEAHGRGYVLAVTSAQRLGLKHVEDWLEDVPARGWKRLSAGDGAKGPRLYDWAYLPYRTPPVPGWKTGLLIRRRKGRPYQFTFYLTRSPEETALAELVRIAGQRWRIESCFEEAKGETGLDEYEVRSWTGWHRHITLSMLAHAYLTVVRRHAIGGRSPRRASRGAVAAHRAGGAASALALGVGAAAFG; this comes from the coding sequence ATGACGCGCACAAGCGAGGTCCATCGTTGGGCCGATCAGTTGGATGATCTGTGCAGCCGCCTTGCTCCCCGGTTCAGCCGGGTCGAGCCGCGCCGACGAGCCCGCGCCTATTTGCAGGGCCTGCTTGCGCCGCTCGAGCGCAAGAACGGCTGGCACCTGGCGGAAGCCGCAGGCGATGCCAGCCCCGATGGCGTGCAGGATTTCCTGTCACGCATGCACTGGGATGCCGATGCGGTCCGCGACGACCTGCAGGCTTATGTGGTCGAGCATCTCGGCGATCCTGACGCCGTGCTGGTGCTGGATGAGACCGGCTTTCTCAAGAAGGGCGACAAGTCGGCCGGCGTCAAACGCCAGTACTCCGGCACCGCCGGCCGCATCGAGAACAGCCAGATTGGAGTATTCCTCGCCTATGCCAGCCGGCATGGCCATGCGCTGATCGACCGGGCGCTGTACCTGCCCGAGACCTGGGCCTTCGATGCGGCCCGGCGCGCGGAAGCAGGCGTGCCGGAGGAGATCGGCTTCACCACCAAGCCGAAGCTCGGGCAAGCGATGTTGAAGCGGGCCTTTGCGGCCGGCGTGCCCTGCCGGTGGGTGGCCGGCGACTGCGTGTACGGCGCCGACCATCAGACGCGGCGCTTGATCGAGGCGCACGGGCGCGGCTACGTGCTGGCCGTGACCTCGGCCCAGCGGCTCGGGCTTAAGCACGTTGAGGACTGGCTTGAGGATGTGCCGGCCCGGGGCTGGAAACGCCTGAGTGCGGGTGATGGGGCCAAGGGCCCGCGGCTGTATGACTGGGCCTATCTGCCGTATCGCACACCGCCGGTGCCGGGCTGGAAGACCGGGCTGCTGATCCGGCGCCGGAAGGGACGCCCCTATCAGTTCACGTTCTATCTCACCCGTTCGCCGGAGGAGACGGCGCTGGCCGAACTGGTGCGGATTGCGGGCCAGCGCTGGCGGATCGAGAGCTGCTTTGAGGAAGCCAAGGGCGAGACCGGTCTGGACGAGTACGAGGTCCGCTCGTGGACGGGCTGGCACCGACACATCACATTATCGATGCTGGCACATGCCTATCTCACTGTGGTGCGCCGGCACGCCATCGGGGGGAGAAGCCCCCGTCGCGCAAGCCGCGGGGCTGTTGCCGCTCACCGTGCCGGAGGTGCGGCGTCTGCTCTGGCACTTGGTGTGGGAGCAGCCGCCTTCGGTTGA
- a CDS encoding helix-turn-helix domain-containing protein → MSQAYSADLRERVLVACERGDLPQVEIARRFQVCPATVSNWRRQEREEGRRAAKPHSGGVPSRLDAAVLEVLRQLVIEDNDALLREYRERLAERTGVTVCLAVICEALKRLKLRPKKRPFGRPSRSGPRLLPSVRLTASR, encoded by the coding sequence ATGTCCCAGGCCTATTCCGCGGATTTGCGTGAGCGCGTTCTGGTCGCCTGCGAACGCGGCGACCTTCCTCAGGTCGAGATCGCCCGCCGCTTCCAGGTTTGCCCGGCCACCGTGTCGAACTGGCGCCGCCAAGAACGCGAGGAAGGCCGGCGGGCTGCGAAGCCGCACAGCGGCGGCGTGCCCTCGCGCCTGGATGCGGCGGTTCTCGAGGTGCTGCGTCAGCTCGTGATCGAGGACAATGACGCACTGCTGCGCGAGTACCGTGAGCGCCTGGCTGAGCGAACGGGCGTGACGGTGTGCTTGGCGGTGATCTGCGAGGCGCTCAAGCGCCTCAAGCTGCGTCCGAAAAAAAGACCCTTCGGGCGGCCGAGCAGGAGCGGCCCGAGGTTGCTGCCGAGCGTGAGGCTTACCGCCAGCAGATGA
- a CDS encoding IS630 family transposase: protein MRGAQAPQAASEKKTLRAAEQERPEVAAEREAYRQQMSALPVERLVFLDESGVTTKMARTHARAPRGQRASGSIPLGSWQRLTVLGALACEGLVATMSIEASTSTSVLLAYLEQILVPALKRTKPDAILVMDNLRPHHAIEVQDLLDRAGIGLLYLPRYSPEFNPIEHAWAKVKERLKAKAARTLEALEAELKPALDSITAKDARGWIRHAGYALH from the coding sequence CTGCGAGGCGCTCAAGCGCCTCAAGCTGCGTCCGAAAAAAAGACCCTTCGGGCGGCCGAGCAGGAGCGGCCCGAGGTTGCTGCCGAGCGTGAGGCTTACCGCCAGCAGATGAGCGCCCTTCCTGTCGAACGCTTGGTGTTCCTGGATGAGAGCGGGGTAACGACTAAGATGGCCCGCACTCATGCCAGAGCCCCGCGCGGGCAGCGGGCGTCCGGCTCGATCCCGCTGGGCTCCTGGCAGCGGCTGACGGTCTTGGGTGCGCTCGCCTGTGAGGGCCTGGTTGCCACGATGAGCATCGAGGCCTCGACTTCTACCTCCGTGTTACTCGCCTATCTCGAGCAGATCCTGGTACCGGCTCTCAAACGCACCAAGCCGGATGCCATTCTGGTGATGGACAACCTGCGCCCGCACCACGCCATCGAAGTGCAGGACCTGCTCGATCGGGCTGGGATTGGACTGCTGTACCTGCCGCGCTACTCGCCCGAGTTCAACCCGATCGAGCACGCCTGGGCCAAGGTGAAAGAGCGGCTCAAGGCCAAAGCCGCACGCACTCTCGAAGCCTTGGAAGCAGAGCTCAAACCCGCCCTCGACAGCATCACCGCAAAAGATGCCCGAGGCTGGATCAGGCATGCCGGCTATGCTCTACACTGA
- a CDS encoding response regulator transcription factor, translating into MRVLLIEDDISVTQSIELMLQRLNVQISVADLGEHGINLGQLPDYDIILLDLNLPDMSGYDVLRQLRLAKVSTPVLILSGLDGIQNKVSGLGYGADDYLTKPFHKDELIARMQAIIRRSSDQTEAVLQCGDLTINPRAQQAEIAGRRVNLTGTEYKILAFLAQRQGNTLTKEMLLNHLYSGMDEPEIKIIDVFICKLRKKLAEASGDRDYIETVWGRGYMLREPQLVKLAS; encoded by the coding sequence ATGCGGGTGTTGCTGATTGAGGATGACATCTCTGTCACTCAGAGTATTGAGCTCATGCTCCAGCGCCTCAACGTCCAAATCTCCGTGGCCGATCTAGGCGAGCACGGCATCAATCTCGGCCAACTCCCCGATTACGACATCATCCTGCTCGATCTCAACCTCCCGGACATGTCAGGCTATGATGTCCTGCGACAGCTGCGGCTGGCCAAGGTGAGCACGCCTGTCCTGATCCTCTCAGGCCTGGACGGTATCCAGAACAAGGTCAGCGGCCTCGGCTATGGCGCCGATGATTACCTCACCAAGCCATTTCATAAGGATGAACTCATCGCCCGCATGCAGGCCATCATCCGCCGCTCGTCCGACCAGACCGAAGCCGTCCTTCAATGCGGCGATCTGACGATCAACCCTCGGGCTCAACAGGCTGAGATCGCAGGCCGCCGGGTGAACCTGACCGGCACCGAGTACAAGATCCTGGCGTTCCTGGCTCAGCGCCAGGGCAACACGCTGACCAAAGAGATGCTCCTCAATCATCTGTATAGCGGAATGGATGAACCGGAGATCAAGATCATCGACGTGTTCATCTGCAAGCTGCGCAAGAAGCTCGCGGAGGCTTCAGGTGACAGGGACTACATCGAGACGGTCTGGGGCCGCGGCTACATGCTGCGGGAGCCGCAGCTCGTCAAGTTGGCAAGCTAA
- a CDS encoding acetyltransferase has product MSSVRPARLSDTDTLFAIWLRAVRATHLFLSEADIDFYSGLVRTEYLPQALLWVAVDDEDRPLGFMGMTEDKIDALFVAPEQHGKGVGRALVAYARQMAPNLSVDVNEQNEGARSFYRRMGFREVGRSERDDRGRAFPIVHLILED; this is encoded by the coding sequence ATGAGCTCTGTTCGACCAGCGCGCCTCAGCGACACGGATACCCTTTTCGCAATCTGGCTTCGGGCGGTGCGGGCGACGCATCTCTTCCTGAGCGAGGCTGACATCGATTTCTACTCCGGGCTCGTCCGCACTGAGTACCTGCCCCAAGCCCTCCTCTGGGTCGCAGTTGATGATGAAGACCGGCCTCTCGGCTTCATGGGTATGACAGAGGACAAGATCGATGCCCTGTTTGTCGCGCCGGAGCAGCATGGCAAAGGAGTGGGGCGTGCGCTCGTCGCGTATGCGCGCCAGATGGCGCCGAATCTGTCCGTTGACGTCAACGAGCAGAATGAGGGCGCGCGGTCCTTCTACCGGCGGATGGGATTTCGGGAGGTAGGCCGATCCGAGCGGGATGATCGCGGCCGTGCCTTTCCCATCGTCCATTTGATCCTGGAAGACTAG